Proteins encoded in a region of the Drosophila busckii strain San Diego stock center, stock number 13000-0081.31 chromosome 2L, ASM1175060v1, whole genome shotgun sequence genome:
- the LOC108595487 gene encoding angiopoietin-2-like — MKEKDKRIAELKQNDEAKNSVISAKDKLIDVLKQNDAVKDKRNGDLTQQILNSVDVRQLNKLFKYVDRAEATSCLPFDNSNDIQTIRVPGIESFRVPCDSTFAGSGWTVVQRRQDGSVNFKRNWDQYKNGFGDLRNEFWLGLEKVHLMTKFQSHELFVQLEDFNHETRYARYSNFSIASESRSYELLTQCLLSVESDGDCTRYCYKVVQQLLQYFRVSSAKLDQFETLQAKIHEQELYIKKLEATPKVQEETLEKIQELQTKIDEQQILTKTVQTKLDEQQAALKQNVKNSIINEKDNLIADLKQQILDSVDVRQLTKVFKYVDRAEATSCLPFDNSNDIQTIRVPGIESFRVPCDSTFAGSGWTVVQRRQDGSVDFNRTWDEYKNGFGDLRGEFWLGLEKLHLMTKFQSHELYIQLEDFNHEKRYARYSNFSIASESRFFELLTVGAYRGNAGNALDYWPKNKGLRAIVNIEICNCRS; from the exons ATGAAAGAGAAGGATAAACGCATCGCCGAACTAAAGCAAAACGATGAAGCTAAGAACTCTGTAATAAGTGCAAAGGACAAGCTCATTGACGTCTTAAAGCAAAACGATGCAGTTAAGGATAAGCGCAATGGCGACTTAACACAGCAGATACTCAACTCAGTCGATGTCAGACAACTAAataagctatttaaatatgttgatCGAGCTGAGGCAACCAGTTGTCTGCCTTTTGATAATTCTAATGACATTCAAACGATAAGAGTACCTGGCATTGAGTCCTTTCGAGTTCCCTGTGATTCAACATTTGCTGGCAGCGGTTGGACCGTTGTGCAACGTCGTCAAGATGGCTCAGTGAACTTCAAACGAAACTGGGATCAGTATAAGAACGGCTTTGGCGACTTGCGAAATGAATTTTGGCTAGGACTTGAAAAGGTGCATCTTATGACCAAGTTTCAATCACACGAGCTGTTCGTACAGCTGGAGGATTTTAATCATGAAACACGCTATGCACGCTAtagcaatttttcaattgcaagcgAGTCACGATCTTACGAACTGTTAACT CAATGCTTGCTGTCAGTTGAATCTGATGGGGATTGCACCAGATACTGTTATAAAGTCGTTCAGCAGTTGCTACAGTATTTTCGCGTTTCTAGTGCAAAACTGGATCAGTTTGAGACTCTACAGGCCAAGATTCATGAGCAAGaactttatattaaaaagcTAGAAGCTACACCTAAAGTGCAAGAGGAAACCTTGGAAAAAATTCAAGAGCTTCAAACTAAAATAGATGAACAGCAAATTCTTACCAAAACTGTACAAACCAAGCTTGACGAACAACAAGCAGCTCTAAAGCAAAATGTGAAGAATtctataataaatgaaaaggaTAATCTTATTGCCGATTTAAAGCAACAGATACTCGACTCAGTCGATGTCAGACAACTGACTAAGgtatttaaatatgtagatCGAGCAGAAGCGACTAGTTGTCTCCCTTTTGATAATTCTAATGACATTCAAACGATAAGAGTACCTGGCATTGAGTCCTTTCGAGTTCCCTGTGATTCAACATTTGCTGGCAGCGGTTGGACCGTTGTTCAACGTCGTCAAGACGGCTCAGTGGATTTCAATCGAACCTGGGATGAGTATAAGAACGGCTTTGGAGACTTGCGCGGTGAATTTTGGCTCGGACTCGAAAAATTGCATCTCATGACAAAATTTCAATCACACGAGCTCTACATACAGCTGGAGGATTTTAATCATGAAAAGCGCTATGCACGCTATAGCAATTTCTCAATTGCAAGCGAGTCACGATTCTTCGAATTATTAACCGTTGGTGCATACCGGGGCAATGCTGGAAACGCACTCGATTACTGGCCAAAAAACAAGGGATTAAGGGCCATTGTTAATATTGAGATTTGCAACTGCCGATCGTGA